Proteins co-encoded in one Theileria equi strain WA chromosome 3, complete sequence genomic window:
- a CDS encoding hypothetical protein (encoded by transcript BEWA_011320A), whose amino-acid sequence MHGKKRNDFYKTSDEREHFKKKLEAGYKLLDSFVDHISTVDSYDFIHECRDDSRTPDDHKMFELSLGIIEFMPEFPPSWDYRKKYILKMLSENATKSLVHLLDEREYNQTILKKTPKSYALWHHRLWIITLLFSIRTNDLYDILMEEITLCFKLFKFDGRNFHCWSYFNFIFHYLMKLDVSKTCKNDIQLMVSKNLADLINSNFSNYSAWYHNSNLSISLESPHNHLELITQAIYTDPHDQCLWNYYHWLLFERGSLKY is encoded by the exons ATGCACGGTAAAAAAAGGAACGATTTTTACAAAACATCTGACGAGCGGGAACATTTCAAGAAAAAACTTGAAGCTGGCTATAAGTTACTTGATTCATTTGTTGATCATATATCCACAGTTGATAGTTATGATTTTATACATGAATGCCGAGATGACTCTCGAACCCCTGATGATCATAAAATGTTTGAATTGTCATTAGGAATAATAGAGTTCATGCCAGAGTTTCCTCCATCATGGGATTATCGcaaaaaatatatcctCAAAATGCTCAGTGAAAATGCCACAAAATCACTAGTACATTTACTTGATGAAAGAGAATATAATCaaacaattttaaagaagaCGCCAAAATCTTATGCTTTATGGCATCACAGATTGTGGATAATTACACTTTTATTTAGTATCAG AACTAACGATCTATATGATATCTTGATGGAAGAAATAACATTATGTTTTAAGCTATTTAAATTTGATGGGCGGAATTTTCATTGTTGGAGCTATTTCAACTTTATATTTCATTATCTAATGAAATTAGATGTTTCTAAAACGT GTAAAAATGACATACAATTAATGGTATCCAAGAATTTGGCCgatttgataaattctAATTTTTCTAATTATTCAGCATGGTATCACAATTCCAACTTAAGTatttctttggagtcaCCACATAACCATTTGGAACTTATAACGCAGGCTATCTATACAGATCCACACGATCAGTGTCTCTGGAATTATTACCATTGGCTATTATTTGAGCGGGgttctttaaaatattag
- a CDS encoding hypothetical protein (encoded by transcript BEWA_011340A): MRSIGFFLARISNKYSKKTTEFEIRYLNCKARSFTSKITNDQLKLVKQLREITKEGVLTCKKILSEHNWNITSAISHIHGSQESRVYDLDLGTLKHGKIAVYEPSVGNISASVELKCNCSFVSSSNNFVNLCTTICKSIVRSINREYKDISCQNGKILYTDSERVNDILAYQNTNSEDDHITIEALLKRISSQFGTNIILDNVMSWKNTANSTFGTYIHQKGCFDGVFLGNRISVIGVTYDSDKTTLRQPLREIADLLAMQLVACPLIQIGENNKECNQDLLIDLFMNQTIIKFDELNAILTQLSNDKLYPPINSETKVYEVIKIIGSIISSPFKVESLAYIHSGLINFRI; this comes from the exons ATGAGAAGTATAGGTTTCTTTTTAGCAAGGATATCTAATAAATATAGTAAAAAGACGACTGAATTCGAGATAAGATATCTGAACTGTAAAGCCAGATCATTCACATCAAAAATAACCAACGACCAATTGAAATTAGTGAAACAGCTAAGAGAAATAACAAAAGAAGGAGTTTTAACATGTAAAAAAATTCTTTCAGAACACAATTGG AATATAACCTCTGCTATATCTCATATACATGGAAGTCAAGAATCCAGAGTCTATGATTTGGATTTAGGAACTCTAAAGCACG GTAAAATAGCAGTTTACGAACCTTCCGTTGGAAATATCTCAGCTTCTGTTGAACTAAAATGTAATTGTAGTTTTGTTTCATCTAGCAACAACTTTGTTAACTTATGTACTACAATTTGCAAATCAATTGTAAGGAGTATAAATCGTGAATATAAAGACATATCATGTcagaatggaaaaatacTCTATACAGATTCAGAAAGGgtaaatgatattttggcCTACCAAAATACAAATAGTGAAGAC GACCATATTACTATAGAAGCTTTGTTGAAAAGAATATCTAGTCAATTCGGGACTAATATAATATTAGACAATGTTATGAGTTGGAAAAACACTGCAAATTCCACATTCGGTACATATATTCACCAAAAAGGATGTTTTGATGGAGTTTTTCTGGGAAATAGAATAAGTGTAATTGGTGTTACGTATGATTCTGATAAAACGACACTTAGACAACCGCTACGAGAAATAGCAGATTTATTAGCCATGCAATTAGTTGCATGTCCTCTTATACAAAttggagaaaataataAGGAATGTAATCAAGATTTACTAATAGATTTGTTTATGAACCAAACAATTAttaaatttgatgaattAAATGCAATTCTAACTCAGCTTTCTAATGATAAACTGTATCCTCCAATAAATTCGGAAACAAAGGTTTATGAAGTTATCAAGATTATAGGATCTATAATATCGTCCCCGTTTAAAGTTGAATCTCTTGCTTATATTCATAGTGGTCTTATAAATTTTCGAATATaa
- a CDS encoding Sec7 domain-containing protein (encoded by transcript BEWA_011330A): MGCDCPKSRTRSLEIIRLEAYNILSILRSRMQSTPSYSSTSNLVPILGSDTSSYKSNEINLIRKFRTLISNISTHSDNFLELEYIRPFLEILEGYDGKNANIVIATLETLSNLSKYDLLCFNPEVSHELLNTIFDSILSLFSKVVEQKEDFLIIKLLSCLEFLLLSKLGIFINANNITRMINLFIVLITIRNRNSIVRKFFHQKIVEILLASLNNEKTDEPDVFKNLSSKRTAIYLFISLLIMSMTNTNTFTLSIEDSYLSLADKQVLTEFRSTMLPIIQNAVTYQNFSNEFHDDICKIGLVTLNYSLEFNLLNLEDILDITPVIQTHITHSIYRLLFNDSIGIYSLVLRVFWNLFVNFRSYIKSQIEIFITHLLGTITNFISSSRCLIKPEIVDMNMEFILDLCKHPELLVEIYLNYDCDIRCSNIFDLLIKTLISCLTSFDDDNLTNTNNQQRTKRNIGKGSNKKKFVTSPQHRLSSHNIEGISWNYEIMGAYGIKKILKFLTSNDMEDSENRNSKLNSEIIEQKKWKDELSNAANIFNRSYAESEWISSIKELNLINNVENSNDIAIFIKYTPDLDLKRVGEYLGTHKNPEFIRSVLNNFAGLHCFSGLPVVMAIRYFLSSFRLPGESQQIERIIETFAKVYFESQPIKKVDCSSEEKDSPRWIILEKHYWELVYSQPNTNAAPVEYTPDTIGDINFVFQKYLISKDLVPLITRERFTKICESLNEINNLKSDMVVNEVNLEADNDVKETHIIHSSEIKTGFVSLENSDVIFVLAYSIIMLNTDLHNQQIKNKMKLEDFIRNNKGINGGKNLPFEFLEDIYLSIKNHEIKLHQNIELTDISSYDQHFWVDHVLERQKILGKYITDVSSDSFFIKEHLLKIFCHNNLVKFVNELFLNAKSVNELKQPIRIFWLLIRLGLKFKKYDLINTIFQLTSINVTYSLTYRCQISIAFIFNVLAVASDFFDFESWSKTMDIVLRLYCLNLLPMSFAAFDLDSRIYGMYEPLNDSLIAPSIRFKRNTDLKKNVGWLGGWTNFIPFNRTNSNTNDLNNQSALTCDKYLDNEELDMEDHHSLLFLFDVQSATKDILENRFFDAYLLRNKFSPIYSTEDEDAINEVTKALGNDVDKEELLPQVLSYMNMRLAFLNIYKLDDLFMGAVSLSSYPSFLYCLKVIILGIFKPNISDDSETVINENDTTSQEKTHMPKLGTVKMDVTPLNVGSILDPSQVVLNAFRDKIASIFNLGIFARIITFVLKDYKDINQGGNEDVLKKQKIVLAYTIRCFDILCKIFIIDTAIPHLPSLKYILKTFGLEDCEYGVIETSETHGPLNLEQSSKTLEKTNSVLYSHICTTLLRLILWFSENSSMNVDSSRESPDEKDSESLSVENMNKHTYVTTVFDIYHTMCAWLLHLIIHFENKVLSRHFDALAKVLYNLAGNQDILYDDYLVNLILCALQRIVNPHLPFYNSYEIASTHSRGQKRNDLHCSNGSIITLLLRGSKCLVDLDSSYIARTAAQTLLSMALFSKPLIDSKNGRPTKASDWSENLIAIQLLIEFKSFTNDNSTNIEYLWLLSLHCLSIIFSVGPIEVSNESIRGMNKLLLQESYPATKCTEITQIVRIFDYILAPMLTSKFQYPLPREHITLPLEEIMDSEPQNKNFWHIENPFMDINGCDTNIENDASDNIWMSDIIVKYLEECVNMDMEDISDRKASATNLICHTILSKLNILITGEIHNYEDISKHVGSNLECILQSSDGGKCSEFCLKQFIVIIQYVLNVIIPSNGEIHNGINRDTYLETLKNFILVLLTTPELKLAPEGCITHFYNDTELKNCLGILDGISDLEGVSPGEYVLSALLAHTLSVSDLLKDLFLDIMKVVFPSKEYDK; the protein is encoded by the exons ATGGGATGTGACTGTCCTAAAAGTAGGACACGTTCCCTGGAGATTATTAGACTTGAAGCTTATAACATCTTGTCAATTTTGAGATCACGAATGCAAAGTACTCCCAGTTACTCTTCGACATCAAATTTAGTTCCTATATTAGGATCTGATACTTCAAGTTATAAGTCTAATGAAATTAATCTGATAAGAAAATTTAGGACTCTAATCTCGAATATTTCTACACATTCAGATAATTTTCTTGAATTGGAATATATACGtccatttttggaaatacTTGAAGGatatgatggaaaaaacGCCAATATAGTGATTGCTACTCTGGAAACTTTGTCtaatttatcaaaatatgaTTTACTCTGTTTTAATCCGGAAGTATCCCATGAGTTATTGAATACTATATTTGATTCGATTTTATCGCTCTTTTCCAAGGTAGTGGAACAAAAagaagattttttgattataAAATTACTATCTTGTTTAGAATTTTTATTACTTTCTAAATTGGGAATCTTTATTAATGCCAACAATATTACGCGAATGATTAATCTGTTTATTGTTTTAATAACCATTAGAAATCGTAATTCTATAGTTCGCAAGTTCTTTCACCAAAAAATTGTAGAGATATTGTTGGCTTCCCTAAATAATGAAAAAACGGATGAACCAGACGTTTTTAAGAATCTTTCTTCAAAAAGGACTGCAATATATCTATTTATTTCTCTACTTATAATGTCTATGACGAATACAAACACATTCACTCTGTCTATAGAGGATTCATATTTGTCCCTAGCTGACAAACAAGTTTTAACGGAGTTTCGTTCAACTATGCTCCCAATTATACAGAATGCAGTTActtatcaaaatttttctAATGAGTTTCATGAtgatatttgtaaaatagGATTGGTTACATTGAATTATTCCCTTGAATTCAACCTTTTAAATCTTGAAgatattttggatattaCTCCAGTAATACAGACGCACATTACCCATTCAATATATCGCCTTCTTTTTAATGATTCCATAGGAATATATTCACTCGTTTTAAGAGTATTTTGGAATctatttgtaaattttagGTCTTATATAAAGAGTCAAATTGAAATATTTATCACTCATTTATTGGGAACAATCACGAattttatttcatcttccaGATGCTTAATAAAACCAGAAATAGTAGATATGAATATGGAATTTATTTTAGACCTATGCAAGCATCCAGAGTTGCTGGTGGAAATTTATCTAAATTATGATTGCGATATCAGATGCTCTAACATATTTGATCTGTTAATAAAAACATTAATTTCATGTTTAACTTCATTCGATGACGATAATTTAACAAATACAAATAATCAACAAAGAACAAAGAGAAATATAGGGAAGGGCTCTAATAAGAAAAAATTTGTGACTAGCCCGCAACACAGATTATCATCTCATAATATCGAAGGTATATCCTGGAATTATGAAATCATGGGGGCTTATGGAATTAAAAAGATTTTGAAGTTCCTTACGAGTAATGATATGGAAGATTCTGAGAATAGGAATTCTAAACTTAATTCTGAAATTATTGAACAGAAGAAGTGGAAAGATGAGTTATCAAATGCAGCAAACATATTCAATAGATCCTATGCGGAAAGTGAATGGATATCATCTATTAAGGAACTAAATCTTATTAACAATGTTGAAAACTCGAATGATATAGCTATATTCATAAAGTATACACCTGACCTTGATCTAAAAAGAGTTGGCGAATACTTGGGAACGCATAAGAATCCTGAATTCATCAGAAGTGTTCTTAATAATTTTGCAGGTTTACATTGCTTTTCTGGATTACCTGTCGTAATGGCCATCAGGTACTTTCTTTCCTCTTTCAGACTTCCCGGTGAATCTCAACAAATAGAACGTATTATTGAAACATTTGCGAAGGTATATTTTGAATCACAGCCAATAAAAAAGGTCGATTGTTCatctgaagaaaaagaTTCACCTAGATGGATAATCCTAGAGAAACATTACTGGGAATTGGTATATTCACAACCTAATACCAATGCAGCTCCTGTAGAATATACTCCCGATACTATTGGTGATATAAATTTCGTTTTTCAAAAGTACCTAATATCAAAAGATCTGGTACCACTAATAACTAGAGAAAGGTTTACTAAAATCTGTGAATCGCTAAATGAAATTAATAATTTAAAATCTGATATGGTGGTTAATGAAGTAAATTTAGAGGCAGATAATGATGTTAAAGAAACGCATATAATACATAGTTCAGAAATAAAAACGGGTTTTGTATCGTTAGAGAATTCCGATGTTATTTTTGTTCTAGCTTACTCCATCATAATGCTCAATACAGACTTGCACAATcaacaaattaaaaataaGATGAAACTAGAAGATTTTATTCGAAACAATAAAGGAATAAATGGTGGAAAGAATCTTCCCTTTGAATTTTTGGAAGATATATATTTGTCCATAAAAAACCATGAAATCAAATTGCATCAAAACATTGAATTGACAGATATTTCTTCCTACGATCAACATTTTTGGGTGGACCATGTTTTGGAACGTCAAAAAATCCTCGGTAAATATATAACAGATGTTTCATCTGATTCATTTTTTATAAAGGAACACTTgcttaaaatattttgtcACAACAATTTAGTCAAGTTTGTAAATGAACTATTTTTGAATGCAAAATCTGTCAACGAATTGAAGCAACCCATAAGGATATTTTGGTTATTAATACGACTTGgtttaaaatttaaaaaatatgatTTAATTAACACAATATTTCAGTTAACAAGTATTAATGTAACATATTCTTTGACGTATAGGTGTCAAATATCGATTGCATTTATTTTCAATGTATTGGCTGTTGCATCGGATTTTTTCGATTTTGAATCGTGGTCAAAGACAATGGACATAGTTTTGAGACTATATTGTCTAAACCTTCTTCCAATGTCTTTTGCAGCGTTTGATCTTGATTCCAGAATTTACGGGATGTATGAGCCATTGAATGATAGTCTTATTGCTCCTAGTATTAGATTCAAAAGAAATACAGATTTAAAGAAAAATGTTGGATGGTTAGGTGGATGGACGAATTTCATACCATTCAACAGAACAAATTCAAACACTAATGATCTGAATAACCAATCCGCATTGACATGTGACAAATatttggataatgaagaattAGATATGGAAGATCATCACtcacttttatttttgttCGATGTTCAGTCAGCGACTAAAGATATCCTAGAGAATCGTTTTTTTGATGCGTATTTATTAAGAAATAAGTTTAGTCCAATATATTCCACTGAGGATGAGGATGCCATAAATGAGGTTACTAAGGCTTTAGGAAATGATGTAGATAAAGAGGAATTATTGCCTCAGGTCCTTTCATACATGAATATGCGTTTGgcatttttaaatatctACAAGTTAGACGATTTATTCATGGGTGCGGTATCTCTTTCATCGTATCCTAGCTTTTTGTATTGCTTAAAGGTTATAATATTGGGTATTTTCAAACCAAACATAAGTGATGATTCTGAAACAGTAataaatgaaaatgatactaCATCACAAGAGAAAACTCATATGCCTAAATTGGGGACTGTGAAAATGGATGTTACACCGCTAAATGTAGGTTCAATATTGGATCCGTCCCAAGTGGTACTAAATGCATTTAGAGATAAAATCGCTTCTATATTCAATCTAGGAATTTTTGCTAGAATTATAACGTTCGTTCTCAAGGATTATAAAGACATAAATCAAGGAGGAAATGAAGATGTATTGAAAAAGCAGAAAATAGTACTGGCATATACAATAAGGTGTTTTGATATCctttgtaaaattttcataatCGATACTGCAATTCCGCATCTACCCAgtttaaaatatattcttAAAACGTTCGGTCTAGAAGATTGTGAATATGGCGTTATTGAAACAAGCGAAACACATGGTCCATTAAATTTGGAGCAATCTTCAAAAACATTGGAAAAAACAAATTCCGTATTATATTCTCATATTTGCACTACTTTGCTAAGGTTAATACTGTGGTTTTCAGAAAATTCTAGTATGAATGTTGATTCTTCCAGGGAGAGTCCCGACGAGAAAGATTCAGAATCTCTGAGTGTTGAAAACATGAATAAACATACTTATGTAACTACCGTTTTTGATATATACCACACAATGTGTGCGTGGTTACTCCATTTAATTATTCACTTTGAAAATAAAGTTTTAAGTAGGCATTTTGATGCATTGGCTAAGGTATTATACAATCTTGCGGGAAATCAAGACATATTGTATGATGATTATCTTGTTAATCTTATTTTGTGTGCTTTACAACGCATAGTAAATCCTcatttaccattttatAATTCTTATGAAATAGCTTCAACTCATTCTAGAGGACAAAAAAGGAATGATCTACATTGCTCAAATGGTTCCATAATAACACTCTTGTTGAGAGGAAGCAAATGTTTAGTTGATCTAGATTCGTCTTATATCGCAAGGACAGCTGCTCAAACGCTTTTGTCGATGGCACTATTCTCAAAACCACTAATTGATagtaaaaatggaagacCCACTAAAGCGTCTGATTGGAGTGAAAATTTAATCGCAATCCAATTACTTATAGAATTTAAATCATTTACTAATGATAATAGTACCAATATAGAATATCTTTGGTTATTATCGTTACATTGCCTTTCAATAATATTTTCTGTTGGACCAATTGAAGTATCAAATGAATCGATTAGGGGTATGAATAAGTTGTTACTGCAGGAATCCTACCCAGCCACGAAATGTACAGAAATTACACAAATAGTACGGATATTTGATTATATATTAGCACCAATGTTAACATCAAAGTTCCAATACCCTCTACCAAGAGAACATATAACGTTACCCCTGGAAGAAATCATGGATTCTGAACCACAGAATAAGAATTTTTGGCATATTGAAAATCcatttatggatataaatggGTGCGATACAAACATTGAAAATGATGCGTCAGATAACATATGGATGTCTGATATCATTGTAAAGTATTTAGAGGAGTGTGTTAACATGGATATGGAAGATATATCTGATCGCAAAGCATCGGCAACAAACCTAATCTGCCACACAATATTATCTAAACTAAATATTCTAATAACCGGAGAAATTCACAATTATGAAGATATAAGTAAACATGTTGGAAGCAATTTGGAATGTATACTTCA GTCATCTGATGGTGGCAAATGTTCCGAATTCTGTCTAAAACAATTCATCGTGATTATTCAATACGTTTTAAATGTAATCATACCAAGTAATGGAGAG ATTCATAATGGAATAAATCGTGATACATACCTAGAAACACTGAAGAACTTTATTTTGGTTCTACTTACAACTCCAGAACTTAAGCTGGCTCCAGAAGGATGCATCACTCACTTTTATAATGATACAGAGTTAAAGAATTGTTTAGGAATACTCGATGGTATTTCTGATCTGGAGGGAGTTAGCCCCGGGGAATATGTTTTGTCAGCGCTTTTAGCACACACACTATCTGTTTCGGACTTGCTAAAGGATCTGTTTCTAGATATCATGAAGGTAGTTTTCCCATCAAAAGAATATGATAAATAA
- a CDS encoding hypothetical protein (encoded by transcript BEWA_011350A), whose product MDHNDRENPTNNYSVIDVLLGNKSRSTCDFVNDLLSIQSSTNTIVNETSFDCIVAMYIIYGYSVVLPPGESNITYEVHDKINLLIVKSKVFSFHEILGSNSEDKLNSVSTAKLSVNNDILNTESLIVNLKYNLEILIPDIVLIIEFSITIGCNKASFFACLQKNNKYIFWGFNPQDIRVENNNMDLITLDSSNLKDFFDLTVTKYINHEGTITSLNELSTHLVSYLSEYANFNTNTEDFYEILKNLYNYIKANVNSISQLFLKNVNKITASKVANIRKLNGLCVDKCYLDATSVKSILSHSYLDDAIIDFFNEFTQKYILKRYQRKNWVILNTFFLRKILQYEDSKEAYKNTWRWTKKFKRSLSLHDFIFIPMNQHGVHWSLIIIAYPKFAIRNKNKRYDKKASIIYLDSLGISKLDENISEMLKNYLRHVSRIICTYFHDQEFENKCKELRRNGFEFICNDTAWESVCSSRYTPLQQNGHDCGVYVIEYINHLIVHPSTFKQLIPKYIEDDSWTGNLCCKKWFTQGQINHRRGNMKEMLVFMKNNPEWSFNVDSIEFLMNKMLQNA is encoded by the exons atggatCATAATGATAGAGAGAATCCAACGAATAACTATTCTGTTATAGATGTGTTATTGGGAAATAAAAGTCGTAGTACATGTGATTTTGTTAATGATTTATTAAGTATACAATCCTCAACAAATACGATTGTAAATGAAACGTCTTTTGATTGTATCGTAGcaatgtatattatttaTGGCTATAGTGTAGTTTTGCCACCTGGAGAATCGAATATAACCTACGAAGTGCATGATAAAATAAATTTGTTAATTGTCAAAAGCAAAGTTTTTTCTTTCCATGAAATTTTGGGATCAAATAGTGAAGATAAGTTGAATAGTGTATCTACTGCAAAACTTTCCGTAAacaatgatattttaaacacGGAATCCTTAATTGTAAATTTAAAGTATAATTTAGAAATTTTAATCCCCGACATAGTTTTGATTATAGAATTTTCTATTACCATTGGTTGTAATAAAGCATCATTTTTTGCATGTTTACAAAAAAAtaacaaatatattttttggGGTTTCAATCCTCAAGATATAAGGGTAGAAAATAATAATATGGATTTGATAACAttagattcttcaaattTAAAGGATTTTTTTGATCTTACAGTGACAAAGTATATTAATCATGAGGGAACTATAACTAGCTTAAACGAACTTTCCACTCATCTTGTTTCTTACCTCTCAGAATACGCAAATTTTAATACGAATACAGAAGACTTTTACgaaatattaaaaaacCTTTACAATTATATTAAGGCAAATGTTAATTCAATAAGTCAGttgtttttaaaaaatgtaaataaaATAACAGCCAGTAAG GTCGCAAACATTCGTAAATTAAATGGTTTATGTGTTGACAAATGTTATTTGGATGCTACAAGTGTAAAAAGTATTTTATCACATTCTTATTTGGATGATGCAATAATCGATTTTTTCAATGAATTCACGCAAAAATAT ATATTGAAAAGGTATCAAAGAAAAAATTGGGTAATATTAAACACTTTTTTTCTAAgaaaaattttgcaataCGAAGACTCTAAGGAAGCATACAAAAACACTTGGAGGTGGACCAAAAAATTTAAGCGTTCACTATCATTACAtgattttattttcataccaatGAATCAACATGGTGTCCACTGGTCTCTTATAATCATCGCATATCCTAAGTTTGCAAtaagaaacaaaaacaaacgCTATGATAAAAAAGCATCAATCATATATTTGGATTCTCTGGGTATATCAAAACTGGATGAAAATATATCGGaaatgttgaaaaattaCCTTCGTCATGTAAGTAGAATTATATGTACATATTTTCATGATCAGGAATTTGAGAATAAGTGTAAAGAGTTGCGTAGAAACGGTTTTGAGTTTATATGCAATGATACAGCATGGGAAAGTGTATGTAGTTCTAGGTATACACCATTGCAACAAAATGGGCATGATTGTGGTGTTTACGTTATAGAATATATAAACCACCTGATAGTACACCCGTCTACCTTCAAACAACTCATTCCCAAGTACATTGAAGATGATTCGTGGACAGGAAACTTGTGTTGTAAAAAATGGTTCACACAAGGTCAAATAAATCATAGAAGAGGAAATATGAAAGAAATGCTGGTGTTCATGAAGAACAATCCAGAATGGTCATTCAATGTTGATTCTATAGAGTTCCTTATGAATAAAATGTTGCAAAATGCTTAA
- a CDS encoding hypothetical protein (encoded by transcript BEWA_011310A) has protein sequence MELTYVDVDNSELFYSHLLGNKFFSVGTQWINLERECSEQIKIIYKFCNVKNGNLEVDLDSMEIMHLDDSGSWVPASNIYGKPVYLESTEQISSIGKFINIEILENQLKMLNELMSLDPECKYLILSRIKILAFMGEKIDYNDLYTKISQIDSFRKSYYDDMNSQLKIRPILKRAISENVNSPAVDLSYMSIHTIKYRTITPYFHIHSLNLKGNNVSNKTLFESGIPLLIFIEHLDLSQNKIENLSDIIAAFKHINCIKRLDLSKNPITPIRDDTILGIRNIEEIDISQTPFAENILSIFCKNNFNSEKLPNFGNFIVNCELKEGYVITGSTDCNSFTKLSDQYIITLSNKGF, from the exons atggaattgACCTATGTAGACGTGGATAATTCTGAATTattttattctcatttACTGGGTAACAAATTTTTCAGTGTTGGAACTCAATGGATAAATTTAGAAAGAGAGTGTTCTGAGCAAATAAAGATCATCTATAAGTTTTGTAAtgttaaaaatggaaatttggAAGTTGATCTAGATTCTATGGAAATAATGCACCTTGATGATTCTGGTAGCTGGGTTCCAGCTTCGAATATTTATGGCAAACCAGTATATCTGGAGAGTACAGAACAAATTAGCTCAATAGGGAAATTTATTAACATAGAAATTCTAGAAAATCAGCTTAAGATGTTAAATGAGCTCATGTCACTCGATCCAGAATGTAAATACCTCATTCTTTCCAG AATAAAGATATTAGCATTTATGGGTGAAAAAATAGATTATAATGATCTATACACGAAAATCTCGCAAATTGACTCATTTAGAAAATCATATTACGATGATATGAATTCCCAATTAAAAATAAG ACCAATACTCAAAAGGGCTATATCTGAGAATGTTAATA GTCCAGCAGTAGATTTAAGTTATATGTCTATTCACACGATTAAATATCGAACTATTACACCGTACTTTCATATACACTCTCTAAATCTCAAAGGTAATAACGTTTCTAACAA AACTCTTTTTGAATCTGGGATTCCATTGCTCATATTCATAGAACATTTGGATCTATCTCAGAATAAGATAGAGAATTTATCAGATATTATTGCTGCTTTTAAGCACATAAATTGTATTAAAAG GTTGGATTTATCAAAAAATCCGATTACTCCCATAAGGGATGACACAATCTTGGGGATTCGAAACATAGA GGAAATTGACATATCACAAACACCCTTTGCCGAAAATATACTTtctatattttgtaaaaataattttaattcaGAAAAACTCCCaaattttggaaactttattGTAAACTGCGAGTTGAAAGAGGGCTATGTTATCACAGGTTCTACTGATTGCAATAGTTTTACCAAACTTTCGGACCAGTACATCATAACGTTATCCAATAAAGGATTCTAA